GATCAGCGGCGGTGGCAGCCTGCTGCAGGATGTGACCAGTGATCGCAGTCTGTATTACTACCTGAGTATTATACTGCTGGCCAAAACTCTGGGCAAGCGAGTCATGCTCTATGGCCAGGGGATCGGTCCCCTGGCGGGGGATCTGGCCCGCAGGGTTACCCGGCATATCCTCAATCTGACGGATCTCATTACCGTCCGCGATAAGGGTTCACTGGATGAACTGGAGGCTCTGGGGGTTATCAGGCCGGCGATTGAGCTGACCGCTGACCCGGTTTTATCCATGGAGCCGGCGGATAAAGCGGCTGGCCGGACCATTCTCGAGGAGAACGGTCTGATGCCGGGTTCGCCGGTAGTGGGTTTTTTTGTCAGGGAATGGCAGGACCTTGACTATTATAAACAGGTGCTGGCCGTTGTGGCTGACAGACTGGTGACTGAATACGGCGTCCGGATTCTGTTTGTGCCGATGCAGCAGCAGGATGTGGCGGCGGCGGAGAAAGTGGCCGTCCTTATGCAGCAGCCGGCAGTAGTGATGGGGCAATCCTGCCCCGTTTCCCAGATGTTATCATTAGTGGGCAATTTGGATATGCTAATTGGCATCAGGCTCCATGCCCTGATCTTTGCGGCGGTAATGCATGTTCCGCTGCTGGGAGTATCCTATGATCCTAAAATTTCACGTTTTCTCGAGAGTCTGGGGGAACCGTCTCCGCCTGATCTGCATACTGTATCGGCAGAGAACCTGTTGGCTCGCATCGGGAAAATGTGGTCTGTACGCAAAGAAATAAACCGCGCTCGGGAAAGCTGCATGGCGGAGTTGCGATCCA
The Acetonema longum DSM 6540 DNA segment above includes these coding regions:
- the csaB gene encoding polysaccharide pyruvyl transferase CsaB, which produces MTKVVLSGYYGFTNSGDEAMLAAIIHDLRVIDPAVAVTVISGHPADTEDRHKVKAIYRLDMIEIVRAISRSDLLISGGGSLLQDVTSDRSLYYYLSIILLAKTLGKRVMLYGQGIGPLAGDLARRVTRHILNLTDLITVRDKGSLDELEALGVIRPAIELTADPVLSMEPADKAAGRTILEENGLMPGSPVVGFFVREWQDLDYYKQVLAVVADRLVTEYGVRILFVPMQQQDVAAAEKVAVLMQQPAVVMGQSCPVSQMLSLVGNLDMLIGIRLHALIFAAVMHVPLLGVSYDPKISRFLESLGEPSPPDLHTVSAENLLARIGKMWSVRKEINRARESCMAELRSKAFRNAQLAMQLARRQGRE